A genomic segment from Desulfurella amilsii encodes:
- a CDS encoding flagellar hook-length control protein FliK translates to MQKALLSVNDSNLISQIIDKLFAKSTSKNPKADFGSILEQLLKSNPQSQSKTNINSKDLLSTLEKIINKQKDIQKNDSSKNTDPTNNDLINLLSLIQNNAVSSFQNEKNTNRLEKKYNQTLNNIDIKELANAIKTQASSQTRQDSSDPKNTKITKSNQKPNLEAIIQNSQLTITNEEKLTQITKTSNKTILDTGLQKTDSQNNKQPNTQLIERAQDTQKLNQQENLSNKQTSVIQITEKSPTNDTKASSIDASSFNTKAKVDEQTLNQYSLDQKQQILQKTTILTEKQSQQNSPLQPKQSNVTETFAQSNPQTQSSKTSTQGNANASIDLSNTKESKAVSPNATNYNSQSKSYNNSTNTQENKSQNQDLQNQNTNQPQQKFAIDNQTPKTLFAQQTQSKPLQSEEALQNAQNLEKAQKQLSQNTNNNQTQNTIALADNAGLQKMQDTQNTNAPKQPYPINHIIEKIIELQNLKPPVVKSITIQINPPSLGQIDVKVSIDSAKSLSATIHVENQEILNLVNNNLDSLKANISQQGINVSQISVVSSSNLGQQNFTQNQNQQNQNQSLFQFNQNFNQSNNGQNSFNQAFNQQKQQNYVFESTTKQIKRIFKRSSALLDISI, encoded by the coding sequence ATGCAAAAAGCACTGCTCAGTGTAAACGATAGCAATCTCATATCACAAATTATAGACAAATTGTTTGCAAAATCAACATCGAAAAATCCAAAAGCCGATTTCGGTTCAATTTTAGAACAATTATTAAAAAGTAACCCTCAAAGTCAAAGCAAAACTAACATAAACTCAAAAGATCTCCTAAGCACACTTGAGAAAATTATTAACAAGCAAAAAGACATCCAAAAAAACGACTCAAGTAAAAACACCGATCCCACAAATAATGATCTAATAAACTTGCTTTCTTTAATCCAAAATAATGCAGTTAGTAGCTTCCAAAACGAAAAAAACACAAATAGACTTGAAAAAAAATATAATCAAACTTTAAATAATATTGATATTAAAGAACTTGCAAATGCAATTAAAACTCAAGCATCGAGTCAAACCCGACAAGATAGCTCAGATCCAAAAAATACCAAAATAACAAAAAGCAATCAAAAGCCAAATTTAGAGGCAATTATACAAAATTCGCAATTAACTATTACAAATGAAGAAAAATTAACTCAAATAACAAAAACATCAAATAAAACGATTTTAGACACAGGTTTGCAAAAAACAGACTCGCAAAACAACAAACAGCCAAACACACAATTAATTGAACGCGCTCAAGACACTCAAAAGCTCAATCAACAAGAAAATCTATCAAACAAACAAACTTCAGTTATCCAAATAACAGAAAAATCTCCTACAAACGATACCAAAGCGTCATCTATAGATGCTTCTTCTTTTAATACTAAAGCAAAAGTGGATGAACAAACTCTTAATCAATATTCGTTGGATCAAAAACAACAGATTTTGCAAAAAACTACTATACTAACTGAAAAGCAAAGCCAGCAAAATTCACCTTTGCAACCAAAACAATCAAATGTAACAGAAACTTTTGCACAATCAAATCCCCAAACACAATCAAGCAAAACCTCAACGCAAGGAAATGCTAACGCCAGTATAGACTTGTCAAACACAAAAGAGTCAAAAGCCGTATCGCCAAATGCCACTAATTATAATTCTCAAAGTAAAAGCTACAACAACTCCACTAATACGCAAGAAAATAAATCTCAAAACCAAGATTTGCAAAACCAAAATACAAACCAGCCGCAGCAAAAATTTGCAATAGATAATCAAACGCCAAAAACTCTTTTTGCACAACAAACTCAATCAAAACCACTTCAAAGTGAAGAAGCTTTGCAAAACGCACAAAATCTAGAAAAAGCTCAAAAACAATTATCACAAAACACAAACAATAATCAAACTCAAAATACAATCGCCTTAGCTGATAATGCAGGCTTGCAAAAAATGCAAGATACCCAAAACACAAATGCTCCAAAACAGCCTTATCCGATTAATCATATTATTGAAAAAATCATTGAGTTGCAAAACTTAAAACCGCCCGTTGTAAAAAGCATAACAATTCAGATAAACCCACCATCCCTTGGCCAGATTGATGTAAAAGTTTCAATTGATTCAGCTAAATCACTCAGTGCAACCATCCATGTAGAAAACCAAGAAATTTTGAATCTTGTAAATAATAATTTAGATTCGCTAAAAGCCAATATTTCACAGCAGGGAATAAATGTTTCTCAAATAAGCGTAGTTTCGTCAAGCAATTTGGGTCAACAAAATTTTACTCAAAATCAAAATCAGCAAAATCAAAATCAGTCGTTATTCCAATTTAATCAAAATTTTAACCAGTCAAACAATGGCCAAAATTCATTTAATCAAGCTTTTAACCAGCAAAAACAGCAAAATTATGTTTTTGAAAGCACCACAAAACAGATAAAGCGCATATTTAAGCGCTCAAGTGCGCTTTTAGATATTAGCATTTAA